Proteins co-encoded in one Hymenobacter swuensis DY53 genomic window:
- a CDS encoding S46 family peptidase → MQKQHWAKALLLTLLLPLAAHADEGMWLPLFVKRLNQADMQKKGLKLTAEEIYDVNNASLKDAVVQLGGFCTGEFVSSQGLLLTNHHCGYDAIQSHSTPENNILQNGFYAATKRDEKKNPGLFVDILVRMEDVTGKVLEGITATTPEQERMATIQKRQREMADNAKENGKYVAYVRDMFGGNEYYLFIYQRFGDVRLVGAPPEAVGKFGGDTDNWMWPRHTGDFSMFRVYADKNNQPTATPQEGNVPYVPKKHLPVAMQGINEGDFAMVFGFPGRTQRFLPAAGLQLTLDQTNPARIKLRDTRLKLWKEDMDQDAALRLKYASKYANIANYWKYFIGQNEGMKRLKTVDAKKAEENALMQWIAQDQTRAQQYGEALNTINQAYAGIRQFNLSTQYVNEGAFGTEIVTLAARMMPLATALKAGDKAGIDKAVAELQEPVADYFKDYSAPTDKKVFAALMGLYMQDVPKDQQPNVFQTVQQQYGGSMTKYADYVFSNSFLTSEAKVKAFLAAPTLAKLEADPGYKTYQSVYSNYVQNIVPKLQGLQAGLGRANRQYVAALREKNSTKVYSPDANSTIRLSYGTVRPYQGRDAVAYDFKTTAQGILEKEDATNPEFVVPQKELELLKMKDYGRFADKQGNLPVAFITDNDITGGNSGSPVINGRGELIGLAFDGNWEAMTGDLAYDPDLKRCINADIRYVLWCIEKLGGAKHIVDEMTLVNNGPNPGVGPATGADMSDVEKMKVKTDKGKTKIKRKKEAAML, encoded by the coding sequence ATGCAAAAACAACACTGGGCCAAGGCCCTGCTGCTGACGCTGCTGCTGCCCCTGGCCGCCCACGCCGACGAAGGCATGTGGCTGCCGCTGTTCGTGAAGCGCCTCAACCAGGCCGACATGCAGAAGAAAGGCCTCAAGCTCACCGCCGAGGAAATTTACGACGTCAACAATGCCAGCCTTAAGGATGCCGTAGTGCAGCTGGGCGGCTTCTGCACCGGTGAGTTTGTGAGCAGCCAAGGCCTGCTGCTGACTAACCACCACTGCGGCTACGACGCCATCCAGAGCCACAGCACCCCCGAAAACAACATCCTGCAGAACGGCTTCTACGCCGCCACCAAGCGCGACGAGAAGAAGAACCCGGGCCTGTTCGTGGATATTCTGGTGCGCATGGAGGACGTGACCGGCAAGGTGCTGGAAGGCATTACGGCCACCACGCCCGAGCAGGAGCGTATGGCTACCATCCAGAAGCGCCAGCGCGAAATGGCCGATAATGCCAAGGAAAACGGCAAATACGTGGCCTATGTGCGCGACATGTTCGGGGGCAACGAGTACTACCTGTTCATTTATCAGCGCTTCGGCGACGTGCGTCTAGTAGGGGCTCCGCCAGAAGCTGTGGGCAAATTCGGGGGCGACACCGACAACTGGATGTGGCCCCGCCACACCGGCGACTTCTCGATGTTCCGGGTGTACGCCGATAAAAACAACCAGCCCACCGCCACGCCCCAGGAAGGCAACGTGCCCTACGTGCCCAAAAAGCACCTGCCCGTAGCTATGCAGGGCATCAATGAGGGCGACTTCGCCATGGTGTTCGGCTTTCCCGGCCGCACCCAGCGCTTCCTGCCCGCCGCCGGCCTCCAGCTGACGCTCGACCAGACCAACCCCGCCCGCATCAAGCTGCGCGATACCCGCCTGAAGCTCTGGAAAGAGGATATGGACCAGGACGCGGCCTTGCGCCTGAAGTACGCCTCCAAATACGCCAACATTGCCAACTACTGGAAGTACTTCATTGGCCAGAATGAAGGTATGAAGCGGCTGAAAACCGTGGACGCCAAGAAGGCCGAGGAAAACGCCCTGATGCAGTGGATTGCCCAGGATCAGACCCGCGCCCAGCAGTACGGCGAGGCTCTGAACACCATCAACCAGGCTTACGCCGGCATCCGCCAGTTCAACCTCAGCACGCAGTACGTGAACGAGGGCGCCTTCGGCACCGAAATCGTGACGCTGGCCGCCCGCATGATGCCGCTGGCAACGGCCCTGAAAGCCGGCGACAAAGCCGGTATCGACAAAGCCGTGGCCGAGTTGCAGGAGCCCGTGGCCGACTACTTCAAGGACTACAGCGCCCCCACCGACAAAAAGGTGTTTGCCGCCCTCATGGGCCTGTACATGCAGGACGTGCCCAAAGACCAGCAGCCCAACGTGTTCCAGACGGTGCAGCAGCAATACGGCGGCTCGATGACGAAGTACGCCGACTACGTGTTCAGCAACTCCTTCCTGACTTCCGAAGCCAAAGTGAAAGCCTTCCTGGCCGCGCCCACCCTGGCCAAGCTGGAAGCCGACCCGGGCTACAAAACGTACCAGTCGGTGTACTCGAACTACGTGCAGAACATTGTGCCCAAGCTGCAGGGGCTGCAGGCCGGCCTGGGCCGCGCCAACCGCCAGTACGTGGCCGCCCTGCGCGAGAAGAACAGCACCAAAGTGTACTCGCCCGATGCCAACTCCACCATCCGGCTGAGCTACGGCACGGTGCGCCCCTACCAGGGCCGCGACGCGGTAGCCTACGACTTCAAAACCACGGCCCAGGGCATTCTGGAGAAGGAAGACGCCACCAACCCCGAGTTTGTGGTGCCGCAGAAAGAGCTGGAACTGCTCAAAATGAAGGATTACGGCCGCTTCGCCGACAAGCAGGGCAACCTGCCCGTGGCCTTCATCACCGATAACGACATCACCGGCGGCAACTCCGGCTCGCCCGTTATCAACGGCCGCGGTGAGCTAATTGGGCTGGCCTTCGATGGCAACTGGGAAGCCATGACCGGCGACCTGGCCTACGACCCCGACCTGAAGCGCTGCATCAACGCCGACATACGCTATGTGCTCTGGTGCATCGAGAAGCTGGGCGGTGCCAAGCACATCGTGGATGAAATGACGCTGGTCAACAACGGCCCCAACCCCGGCGTCGGCCCCGCCACCGGTGCTGACATGAGCGACGTGGAAAAGATGAAGGTGAAAACCGACAAAGGCAAAACCAAAATCAAGCGCAAAAAGGAAGCGGCCATGCTGTAA
- a CDS encoding ComEA family DNA-binding protein, protein MSRHCVLTGALLLAVGAAQAQEYPRPAVPDLDRLTQELFAEIQSEQVPYEDLYETLLQYYQTPLNLNTATREDLRGLLLLSETQITNLLEHRQRNGVLLSLYELQSIPGFELRTIYRVAPFVAVLTLDPNAARGPLWQRVWQEDNNALFLRYERTVQGRPGYLPPDTTSTGAPASRYLGSPDKLLVRYRVSRSKDFSLGFTAEKDAGEQFAWDPARRRYGADFYSGHFMVQERGRLKTLALGDYQLQFGQGLLLSSGLAVGKGAETITTLRRSSVGVRPYSSVLESTFFRGAAATVAVTSTVRATAFVSRKRVDASVQTARDSLADFSEFTSGLLLTGFHRTPTELANRQALRETVLGGNVSYASRGGDLQAGLTAVNTQFNKPLLRRDEPYNAFELRGRRNLALSAHYSYVWRNLLLFGETARSSGGGLGTVNGLLASLAPNVDISALYRHYARDFHTIYGNALSENTRNINESGLYLGLKLRPAARWEVSAYYDRFRFPWLRYQAGAPGAGHDWLVRLTFSPTKTSLLYAQLRQRTKPYDADTLRPMPLPVPTQRRSLLLFYDASPTPGLSLRTRVQGTAYREDGGPARHGYVLAQDVTVQPLRHLRLLARYALFDTDDYDTRQYVFEQDVLYAFSVPVLYGQGTRAYVLAQVEVNRHLTLWLRYADTHYRHQTTVGSGLEEIQGARRSDVKAQLRYRF, encoded by the coding sequence ATGAGCCGCCACTGCGTGCTGACAGGGGCGTTGCTGCTGGCTGTCGGGGCCGCGCAGGCCCAGGAGTACCCGCGCCCCGCCGTACCCGACCTCGACCGGCTCACCCAGGAGCTGTTTGCCGAAATTCAGAGCGAGCAGGTGCCCTACGAGGACCTCTACGAAACGCTACTGCAATATTACCAGACGCCGCTCAACCTGAATACCGCCACGCGCGAGGACCTGCGTGGCCTGCTGCTGCTCTCCGAAACCCAGATTACCAATCTGCTGGAACACCGCCAGCGGAATGGCGTGCTGCTGAGCCTGTACGAACTGCAAAGTATTCCTGGCTTCGAGCTGCGCACAATTTACCGGGTGGCGCCCTTCGTGGCGGTACTGACCCTTGACCCCAACGCCGCCCGTGGGCCGTTGTGGCAGCGTGTGTGGCAGGAAGACAACAACGCCCTGTTTCTGCGCTACGAGCGCACAGTGCAGGGCCGCCCCGGCTACCTCCCGCCCGATACCACCAGCACCGGCGCGCCCGCCTCGCGCTACCTGGGCTCCCCCGATAAGCTGCTGGTGCGCTACCGCGTAAGCCGCAGCAAGGATTTTAGTCTGGGCTTCACGGCCGAAAAGGACGCCGGCGAGCAGTTTGCCTGGGACCCTGCCCGCCGCCGCTACGGGGCGGATTTCTACTCCGGCCACTTTATGGTGCAGGAGCGAGGCCGGCTCAAAACCCTAGCCCTGGGCGACTACCAGCTGCAATTCGGGCAGGGGCTGTTGCTGTCCTCGGGGCTGGCGGTGGGCAAGGGGGCCGAAACCATTACCACCCTGCGCCGCAGCTCGGTGGGCGTACGGCCGTATTCCTCGGTGCTGGAAAGCACGTTTTTCCGGGGCGCGGCGGCTACGGTGGCCGTAACCAGCACCGTGCGGGCCACGGCTTTCGTTTCGCGCAAGCGGGTGGACGCCTCCGTACAAACCGCCCGCGACTCCCTGGCCGATTTCAGCGAGTTTACCTCGGGCCTGCTGCTGACGGGCTTCCACCGCACGCCCACCGAGCTGGCCAACCGCCAGGCCCTGCGCGAGACTGTGCTGGGCGGCAACGTCAGCTACGCCAGCCGCGGCGGCGACCTGCAGGCTGGTCTCACGGCGGTAAATACCCAATTCAACAAGCCCTTGCTGCGCCGCGACGAGCCCTACAACGCCTTCGAACTGCGGGGCCGCCGCAACCTGGCCCTGAGTGCGCACTACAGCTACGTGTGGCGCAACCTGCTGCTGTTCGGCGAAACGGCCCGCAGCAGCGGCGGCGGCTTGGGTACTGTGAACGGCTTGCTGGCCAGCCTCGCGCCCAACGTGGATATATCGGCCCTGTACCGGCATTACGCCCGCGACTTCCACACCATCTACGGGAATGCCCTGAGCGAAAACACCCGTAACATCAATGAAAGCGGGCTGTACCTGGGGCTGAAGTTGCGGCCCGCCGCGCGGTGGGAGGTGTCGGCATACTATGACCGGTTCCGGTTTCCGTGGCTGCGGTACCAGGCCGGCGCGCCCGGCGCGGGCCACGACTGGCTGGTGCGGCTCACCTTCAGTCCTACCAAAACCAGCCTGCTCTACGCACAACTGCGGCAGCGCACCAAACCCTACGACGCCGATACGCTGCGCCCTATGCCGCTGCCGGTTCCCACCCAGCGCCGAAGTTTGCTGCTGTTCTACGATGCCAGCCCCACGCCGGGCCTGAGTTTGCGCACCCGGGTGCAGGGCACCGCCTACCGCGAAGATGGCGGCCCCGCCCGCCACGGCTACGTGCTGGCTCAGGACGTAACGGTGCAGCCACTGCGCCATCTGCGCCTCTTGGCCCGCTATGCTCTTTTCGACACCGACGATTATGATACCCGCCAGTACGTGTTCGAGCAAGATGTGCTGTATGCGTTTTCGGTGCCGGTGCTCTACGGCCAGGGCACCCGCGCCTACGTGCTGGCGCAGGTCGAAGTCAACCGCCACCTTACGCTCTGGCTGCGCTACGCCGATACGCACTACCGCCACCAAACCACCGTCGGCTCCGGCCTGGAGGAGATTCAGGGTGCCCGCCGCTCCGATGTGAAAGCCCAGCTGCGGTACCGGTTCTAA
- the fbaA gene encoding class II fructose-bisphosphate aldolase, giving the protein MAEQTTLTGLRAGVLHGDEVQQLFEHAKAHGYALPAVNVTGTDTVNAVLEAARDLNSPVIIQFSNGGAQFFAGKGLANDKQQASIAGGISGAHHVHLMAKAYGVPVILHTDHAAKKLLPWIDGLLEAGEKFYAEHGQPLYSSHMLDLSEEPIEENIEICKEYLERMAKIGMTLEIELGVTGGEEDGVDNSDVDSSKLYTQPSEVAYAYEELSKVSPRFTIAAAFGNVHGVYKPGNVKLQPVILKNSQDFVKEKFGLTAERPINFVFHGGSGSTQEEIREAISYGAIKMNIDTDMQWAFWDGIRGYYQKNEGFLQSQIGNPTGEDSPNKKYYDPRVWLRKGEESFVTRLKSAFEDLNAVNRRP; this is encoded by the coding sequence ATGGCTGAACAAACCACTCTCACCGGCCTGCGCGCCGGCGTGCTGCACGGCGACGAAGTGCAGCAGCTTTTCGAACACGCTAAAGCCCACGGCTACGCCCTGCCCGCCGTGAACGTAACCGGCACCGACACGGTAAACGCCGTGCTGGAAGCCGCCCGCGACCTGAACTCGCCGGTTATTATTCAGTTCTCGAACGGGGGTGCCCAGTTCTTTGCCGGCAAAGGCCTGGCCAACGATAAGCAGCAGGCCAGCATTGCCGGCGGTATTTCGGGCGCGCACCACGTGCACCTGATGGCCAAGGCCTACGGCGTACCCGTGATTCTGCACACCGACCACGCCGCCAAAAAGCTGCTGCCCTGGATTGACGGCCTGCTGGAAGCCGGCGAGAAATTCTACGCCGAGCACGGCCAGCCCCTGTACTCCTCCCACATGCTCGACCTCTCGGAGGAGCCCATCGAGGAGAACATCGAAATCTGCAAAGAGTACCTGGAGCGCATGGCCAAAATTGGCATGACGCTGGAAATTGAGCTGGGCGTAACCGGCGGCGAGGAAGACGGCGTGGACAACTCGGACGTGGATTCTAGCAAGCTCTACACCCAGCCTTCAGAAGTGGCCTACGCCTACGAGGAGCTGAGCAAAGTGAGCCCCCGCTTCACCATTGCCGCTGCTTTCGGCAACGTGCACGGCGTGTACAAGCCCGGCAACGTGAAGCTGCAGCCCGTTATCCTGAAAAACTCGCAGGATTTCGTGAAGGAGAAATTCGGCCTCACCGCCGAGCGTCCCATCAACTTCGTATTCCACGGCGGCTCGGGCTCCACGCAGGAGGAAATCCGCGAGGCAATCAGCTACGGTGCCATCAAGATGAACATCGACACCGACATGCAGTGGGCATTCTGGGACGGTATCCGCGGGTACTACCAGAAGAACGAAGGCTTCCTGCAAAGCCAGATCGGCAACCCCACCGGCGAGGATTCGCCCAACAAGAAGTACTACGACCCGCGCGTGTGGCTGCGTAAGGGCGAGGAAAGCTTCGTAACCCGCCTCAAATCGGCTTTCGAAGACCTCAACGCCGTAAACCGTCGCCCCTAA
- a CDS encoding SdiA-regulated domain-containing protein, whose product MRVLFFAAALAGTLLSSCSEAQTQETGGKPKEEKSGKKKGKKGSKGAAAIANLTEVGTMSGVPESSGLALTGEAGSFFTHGDDGTQPILYKISTTGKTLAQLDIPVKSHDWESITRDTNGHVYIGDVGNNNNSRQDLVIYRLNPANVQQVQEIHLKYPDQKDFPPAKEERNFDCEATLWHAGKVYLFTKDRAQEQTSKVYAVPDQPGNYTAQQITRLAIPGQVTDAALSPNGRRLVLLARQEMFVLEGNSFEEILKATPRQISLKGAGQTEGAVFTDNNTLYISNEQGALYTYSFQ is encoded by the coding sequence ATGCGCGTATTGTTTTTTGCCGCCGCTTTGGCCGGCACGTTGCTGAGCAGCTGCTCCGAAGCCCAGACCCAGGAAACCGGCGGTAAACCGAAGGAAGAAAAATCGGGCAAGAAGAAGGGGAAGAAAGGCAGTAAAGGAGCCGCTGCCATTGCCAACCTGACGGAAGTGGGCACCATGAGCGGTGTGCCGGAAAGTTCGGGCCTGGCCCTGACCGGCGAGGCCGGCTCGTTCTTCACCCACGGCGACGACGGCACCCAGCCCATCCTCTACAAAATCAGCACTACCGGCAAAACGCTGGCCCAGCTGGATATTCCGGTGAAAAGCCACGACTGGGAAAGCATCACCCGCGACACCAACGGCCACGTGTACATCGGCGACGTGGGCAATAACAACAACAGCCGCCAGGACCTGGTGATTTATCGCCTCAACCCTGCCAACGTGCAGCAGGTGCAGGAAATCCACCTGAAATACCCCGACCAGAAGGACTTCCCGCCAGCCAAGGAAGAACGGAATTTCGACTGCGAGGCCACGCTCTGGCACGCCGGCAAGGTGTACCTGTTCACCAAGGACCGCGCCCAGGAGCAAACCAGCAAGGTGTATGCCGTGCCCGACCAGCCCGGTAACTACACCGCCCAGCAAATTACCCGCCTGGCCATCCCCGGCCAGGTAACCGATGCCGCCCTGAGCCCCAATGGCCGCCGCCTAGTGCTGCTGGCCCGCCAGGAAATGTTTGTGCTGGAAGGCAACAGCTTCGAGGAAATTCTGAAGGCCACGCCCCGCCAGATTTCCCTGAAAGGGGCCGGCCAGACCGAGGGTGCCGTATTCACCGATAACAATACGCTCTACATCAGCAACGAGCAGGGCGCGCTCTACACGTACTCGTTCCAGTAA
- the nadE gene encoding NAD(+) synthase: MRIAGAALNQIPFDWTHNLRTIQEAITQAKTAGVELLCLPELCLTGYGCEDLFLSDWLPEAALGYLQQVRPWTDGICVVVGLPIRLNHRTYNTAAVLRDGQILGFAAKQFLANDGVHYEPRFFHPWPAGETTTVQWEGEEWTLGDMIFEHQGVKFGFEICEDAWRPDDVRPACRLVGRVDLIVNPSASHFAMSKTDVRYHLVTEASRNFRCTYLYANLLGNEAGRMIYDGEILVARNGHLLLRNQLMSFKEVDMEFVDVDFSQPLEPAAEIAAQPVPDEYRELNQALSLALFDYLRKARSRGFVLSLSGGADSVMCAVAVAELVRLGTAELGTAEFMRRAGCFTAEEIQQLAGPVASVSDQQAPGPQDASVSDPDQQQKTINQKLTNRLLTCAYQGTVNSSDDTFNSAKELADSIGAVFYDWTIDEEVTGYVGKIEHALGRELTWQTDDLALQNIQARVRAPGIWLLANVQNCLLMTTSNRSEASVGYCTMDGDTAGSISPIAGVDKAFVKQWLRWAETELNYPALRHVNNLEPTAELRPLEDKQTDERDLMPYPLLNRIERLAFYDRLSPRQVLATLVQEDPVADAEQLKTYVKRFYSLWSRNQWKRERYAPAFHLDDYNVDPRSWLRFPILSGGFTQELNAL, encoded by the coding sequence ATGCGAATAGCCGGCGCCGCCCTCAACCAGATACCCTTCGACTGGACCCATAACCTGCGCACCATTCAGGAGGCCATTACCCAGGCCAAGACCGCCGGGGTGGAGCTGCTGTGCCTGCCCGAGCTGTGCCTCACCGGCTACGGCTGCGAGGACCTGTTTCTGAGTGATTGGCTACCCGAGGCCGCGCTGGGGTATCTGCAGCAGGTGCGTCCTTGGACGGACGGGATTTGCGTGGTGGTGGGCCTGCCCATTCGCCTCAATCACCGCACCTACAACACGGCTGCCGTGCTGCGCGACGGGCAGATTCTGGGCTTCGCGGCCAAGCAGTTTCTGGCCAACGACGGCGTGCACTACGAGCCACGCTTTTTCCACCCCTGGCCAGCCGGCGAAACCACCACGGTGCAGTGGGAAGGGGAGGAGTGGACCCTGGGCGACATGATTTTCGAGCACCAGGGCGTAAAGTTCGGGTTTGAAATCTGCGAGGATGCGTGGCGGCCCGACGACGTGCGGCCCGCCTGCCGCCTCGTGGGCCGGGTAGATTTGATTGTGAACCCCTCGGCCTCGCACTTCGCCATGAGCAAGACCGACGTGCGCTACCACCTCGTCACGGAGGCCTCGCGCAACTTCCGCTGCACTTACCTCTACGCTAACCTGCTAGGCAACGAGGCCGGCCGCATGATTTACGACGGCGAAATTCTGGTGGCCCGCAACGGCCATCTGCTGCTGCGCAACCAGCTCATGAGCTTCAAGGAAGTGGACATGGAGTTTGTGGACGTGGATTTCAGCCAGCCCCTGGAGCCCGCTGCCGAAATTGCCGCCCAGCCTGTCCCCGACGAGTACCGGGAGCTGAATCAGGCCCTGAGCCTAGCCCTGTTCGACTACCTGCGCAAGGCCCGCAGCCGGGGCTTCGTGCTGAGCCTCAGCGGCGGGGCCGACTCGGTGATGTGCGCCGTGGCCGTGGCCGAGCTGGTGCGCCTGGGTACTGCCGAACTGGGTACCGCCGAGTTCATGCGGCGGGCCGGCTGCTTCACGGCCGAGGAAATTCAACAACTAGCCGGCCCCGTGGCTTCGGTGTCAGACCAGCAAGCCCCCGGACCGCAGGATGCTTCGGTATCGGACCCGGACCAACAACAAAAAACCATCAACCAAAAACTAACCAACCGGCTGCTCACCTGTGCCTACCAGGGCACCGTCAACTCCTCCGACGACACGTTCAACTCGGCCAAGGAGCTGGCCGATTCCATCGGGGCCGTGTTTTACGACTGGACCATTGACGAGGAAGTAACCGGCTACGTGGGCAAGATTGAACATGCCCTGGGCCGGGAGCTGACCTGGCAAACCGACGATTTGGCCCTGCAGAACATTCAGGCCCGGGTGCGGGCGCCCGGCATCTGGCTGCTGGCCAACGTGCAGAACTGCCTGCTGATGACGACCTCCAACCGCTCGGAGGCCAGCGTGGGCTATTGCACCATGGACGGCGACACGGCCGGTTCCATCTCGCCCATTGCCGGCGTGGACAAGGCCTTCGTGAAGCAGTGGCTGCGCTGGGCCGAAACGGAGCTAAACTACCCGGCCCTGCGCCACGTGAATAACCTGGAGCCCACCGCCGAGCTGCGCCCCCTCGAAGACAAGCAAACCGACGAGCGGGACCTGATGCCCTACCCGCTACTCAACCGCATCGAACGGTTGGCCTTCTACGACCGGCTCAGCCCTCGGCAGGTGCTGGCCACGCTGGTGCAGGAAGACCCCGTCGCCGACGCCGAGCAGCTCAAAACCTACGTAAAGCGCTTCTACTCGCTCTGGAGCCGCAACCAGTGGAAGCGCGAGCGGTACGCCCCGGCCTTCCACCTCGACGACTACAACGTGGACCCGCGCTCCTGGCTGCGTTTCCCCATCCTGAGCGGCGGCTTCACCCAGGAGCTGAATGCGCTGTAA
- the lgt gene encoding prolipoprotein diacylglyceryl transferase — protein MSLLSAILWNQNPIIAELGPLTLRWYGLLFMSGFVVGTFILGHVYKSEKVSPRWVDVITIYVLVGTVLGARLGHVFFYDWAQYKDDLLSIFKIWEGGLASHGATIGIIFAVWLFSRNNKFDVLWTLDRIVLVVAVGGALIRIGNLMNSEIVGQPTTAPWAFVFPRDTEHLQEPRPDQPVPAGSVAVQRVRPPDGKVAYETQPVTGSVAPGTEVAVPRHPTQIYESLFCVFLFVVLYSMWNRTKEHTPRGQLFGLFVVLLFSFRITVEFFKEAQVDFEKGMTLNMGQWLSIPLVFIGLYVLFTARNRPGRPHDAPRDLHEQEAREAALAAAKR, from the coding sequence ATGAGTTTGCTAAGTGCCATTCTTTGGAATCAAAACCCCATCATTGCTGAGCTGGGGCCCCTCACGCTGCGCTGGTACGGCCTGCTGTTCATGTCGGGCTTCGTGGTGGGTACCTTCATCCTGGGTCACGTGTACAAGTCGGAGAAGGTGTCGCCGCGCTGGGTGGATGTCATCACCATTTACGTGCTGGTGGGCACGGTGCTGGGCGCGCGCCTGGGCCACGTGTTTTTCTACGACTGGGCCCAGTACAAGGATGATTTGCTGAGCATCTTCAAGATCTGGGAAGGCGGGCTGGCCTCGCACGGGGCCACCATCGGCATCATCTTCGCCGTGTGGCTGTTCAGCCGCAACAACAAGTTCGATGTGCTCTGGACCCTCGACCGGATTGTGCTGGTAGTGGCCGTGGGCGGCGCGCTCATCCGCATCGGCAACCTGATGAACTCCGAAATTGTGGGCCAGCCCACCACCGCGCCCTGGGCCTTCGTGTTCCCCCGCGACACCGAGCACCTGCAGGAGCCGCGCCCCGACCAGCCTGTGCCCGCCGGCTCAGTGGCCGTGCAGCGCGTGCGCCCGCCCGATGGCAAGGTGGCCTACGAAACCCAGCCCGTAACGGGTAGCGTGGCCCCCGGCACCGAGGTAGCCGTGCCGCGCCACCCCACCCAGATCTACGAGTCGCTGTTCTGCGTGTTCCTGTTTGTGGTGCTGTATTCCATGTGGAACCGCACCAAGGAGCATACGCCCCGCGGCCAGCTGTTCGGGCTGTTCGTGGTGCTGCTGTTCTCGTTCCGCATTACGGTGGAGTTCTTTAAAGAAGCCCAGGTGGATTTTGAGAAGGGCATGACCCTGAATATGGGCCAGTGGCTGAGCATCCCGCTGGTGTTCATAGGCCTCTACGTGCTGTTCACGGCCCGCAACCGCCCCGGCCGCCCCCATGATGCCCCCCGCGACCTGCACGAGCAGGAAGCCCGCGAAGCCGCCCTGGCCGCTGCCAAACGGTAA
- the yidD gene encoding membrane protein insertion efficiency factor YidD has translation MTYLFRQLMLGLLWVYRRLISPLTPASCRYVPTCSAYAVEAVTKYGPWRGGRLALRRIGRCHPWGGHGYDPVP, from the coding sequence ATGACCTACCTGTTCCGCCAGCTGATGCTGGGCCTGCTCTGGGTGTACCGCCGCCTGATTTCGCCCCTCACGCCGGCCAGTTGCCGCTACGTGCCCACCTGCTCGGCCTACGCCGTGGAGGCCGTCACCAAGTACGGCCCCTGGCGCGGCGGCCGTCTGGCCCTGCGCCGCATCGGCCGCTGCCACCCCTGGGGCGGCCACGGCTACGACCCGGTACCGTAA
- a CDS encoding DUF433 domain-containing protein has translation MAASILTQLYQEREAYRLPVYSARQVAHLTGLAATTVQAWTRADDALVQPASAEGLSFLNLVEVHVLAAIRHQHGISLQRVRHAVQFVRQELQAEHPLAQHQFETDGVDLFVRALEDENLLINASRRGQMTIRQLVEAYLRRIERAPDGFPLRLFPVYGTGSGFAPEGLPTLIAVDPTIAFGRPVLTENYVPVDVVVGLYRAGDSVRAIAEEFGLTTRAVEEAIRYELGAAA, from the coding sequence GTGGCGGCAAGCATTCTGACTCAACTATACCAGGAACGCGAGGCCTACCGGCTGCCGGTGTACTCGGCGCGGCAGGTAGCACACCTCACGGGGCTTGCGGCCACTACGGTGCAGGCCTGGACGCGCGCCGACGATGCCCTGGTGCAGCCGGCCAGCGCCGAGGGCCTGTCGTTTCTGAACTTGGTGGAAGTACACGTGCTGGCCGCCATCCGGCACCAGCACGGTATTTCGCTGCAGCGGGTGCGCCACGCGGTGCAGTTTGTGCGCCAGGAGCTGCAGGCCGAGCACCCGCTGGCCCAACACCAGTTTGAAACCGACGGCGTGGATTTGTTTGTGCGGGCGCTGGAAGATGAAAACCTGCTCATCAATGCCTCCCGCCGCGGCCAGATGACCATTCGCCAGCTGGTGGAAGCCTATCTACGCCGCATCGAGCGGGCGCCCGACGGGTTTCCGCTGCGCCTGTTTCCGGTGTACGGCACCGGGTCGGGCTTCGCGCCGGAAGGTCTGCCCACCCTCATTGCCGTCGACCCCACCATTGCCTTCGGCCGGCCCGTGCTCACCGAAAACTACGTGCCCGTGGACGTGGTGGTGGGCCTGTACCGCGCCGGTGATTCGGTGCGCGCCATTGCCGAGGAATTCGGCCTGACTACCCGCGCCGTGGAAGAAGCAATTCGTTATGAGCTTGGAGCCGCAGCCTGA
- a CDS encoding PIN-like domain-containing protein has translation MSLEPQPDPVFFLDRTVATPRVQAALREQQTAFVSHADLFRPETPDTEWLPAVAARGLCVLTQERRIRYNPLEQQALLASGAGTFIIVAKGLTSAELAACVVRALPRLHRFASRTPRPFLAKVYVDGSVQLLSSPS, from the coding sequence ATGAGCTTGGAGCCGCAGCCTGACCCCGTATTTTTTCTCGACCGCACCGTGGCCACGCCGCGGGTGCAGGCCGCCCTGCGCGAGCAGCAGACGGCCTTCGTGAGCCACGCCGACCTGTTTCGCCCCGAAACGCCCGACACCGAGTGGCTGCCGGCCGTGGCGGCCCGGGGTCTGTGTGTGCTCACCCAGGAGCGCCGCATCCGCTACAACCCGCTGGAGCAGCAGGCGTTGCTGGCCAGCGGGGCGGGCACGTTTATCATTGTGGCCAAGGGCCTCACCAGCGCCGAGCTGGCGGCCTGCGTGGTGCGGGCCTTGCCGCGCCTGCACCGGTTTGCCAGCCGCACGCCGCGGCCGTTTCTGGCCAAAGTGTACGTGGATGGCAGCGTGCAGCTGCTTTCTTCTCCTTCTTAA